In Kaistella faecalis, a genomic segment contains:
- a CDS encoding DUF2480 family protein — protein sequence MSEDFEIKNKISESGLVNFDLSQLVPKGRRIGVDLKDFLFEGMILKEKDFREKVAAINPLDFTGAYVYIYNSADAIVPLWAYFLLTAKITDEAKKIIFGNREDLEVLIMHSAVQTYDFTDLTDKRVLVKGCSDINIPENAYIELVEQLKPIVKSLMFGEACSNVPIFKN from the coding sequence ATGTCAGAAGATTTTGAAATTAAAAATAAAATATCCGAAAGTGGGCTGGTGAATTTTGACCTTTCCCAATTGGTGCCAAAAGGCAGAAGAATCGGTGTTGACCTGAAGGATTTTCTCTTCGAAGGAATGATTCTTAAAGAAAAAGATTTCCGCGAAAAAGTTGCCGCCATCAATCCTCTGGATTTCACAGGTGCATATGTCTACATTTACAATTCAGCTGATGCTATCGTGCCGCTTTGGGCTTATTTTCTCCTTACCGCAAAAATAACCGATGAGGCTAAAAAAATTATTTTCGGAAACCGCGAAGATTTAGAAGTATTGATCATGCACAGTGCTGTGCAGACTTATGATTTTACAGATTTAACGGACAAACGGGTTCTGGTAAAAGGCTGCTCGGACATCAACATTCCGGAAAACGCGTACATCGAGCTTGTAGAACAACTTAAACCAATCGTAAAATCGCTGATGTTTGGCGAAGCCTGTTCTAATGTTCCGATTTTTAAAAACTAA
- a CDS encoding ComEC/Rec2 family competence protein, which translates to MHKQPLLILCICFILGILLQDFVSLKLRYIYMLLGFSFVMLGFYVIKNFYLHRFRHISLFILFFSLGIIAHFLNSKKPPLPDLKSKENIVFKITKKLNSNEKNRRYEIVAWKEKQPFLSVLSVPKSEADLNFLHYYKAEAYINPLQKSYSDFQFDYAKYLSRKDIYFQAYLPNSFRSGLRNDLSFSEKIRQKRLESLAKIDRANFSKRAREFTKGIILADRTEMDAETVQDFTKSGLMHVLAISGSHMAIIFWLILLILKSLFPPGYRNHKIIISLILIWAFAVFIDYGSSVVRSCIMISAYYISVVLQRKPDLLHAMAVAAFSILILDTNQFFDVGFQLSFVAVFGIFWLNQPILKYLPKPKNNFQNFMVNVVSISFAAQIATLPLVIYYFHQYSGISIIANLIVIPFSEIMIVFSLLMTVLIEFSLHLEWLDQIYDAAVTGTLKTIHFFADIDVAFFKMIPMTLPEVFVSFLVVWFLRFAINNFTLKNVLRISYFLLIFIVLRFLINYKALHTNEVLEHSYYKEKIISVKKRDKVQFVMKINANYPKIEKFVIEPYLTSRRAQNFEIIIISDEVEKIVINGENFDFK; encoded by the coding sequence TTGCATAAACAACCTTTACTTATTCTCTGCATCTGTTTTATTCTTGGAATTCTTCTGCAGGATTTTGTTTCGCTGAAACTGCGGTATATTTATATGCTGCTGGGTTTCAGTTTTGTCATGCTTGGTTTTTATGTAATTAAAAATTTTTATCTGCACAGATTCCGGCATATTTCGCTGTTTATTCTCTTCTTTTCTTTAGGAATTATCGCTCATTTTCTGAATTCAAAAAAACCTCCGCTTCCGGATTTGAAGAGTAAAGAAAATATTGTTTTCAAAATCACTAAGAAACTGAATTCCAACGAAAAGAACCGCCGCTATGAAATCGTTGCGTGGAAGGAAAAGCAACCTTTTTTAAGCGTTCTTTCTGTCCCGAAATCGGAAGCTGACCTGAATTTCCTTCACTATTACAAAGCCGAAGCCTACATTAATCCGCTGCAGAAATCTTACAGTGATTTTCAGTTTGATTACGCTAAATACCTTTCCCGCAAGGATATTTATTTTCAGGCTTATCTCCCAAATTCTTTTCGCAGCGGTTTAAGAAATGATTTAAGTTTTTCTGAGAAAATCAGGCAGAAAAGACTCGAAAGTCTGGCTAAAATAGATCGGGCTAATTTCAGCAAGCGCGCCCGCGAGTTTACAAAAGGAATCATCCTCGCAGACCGCACCGAAATGGATGCCGAGACGGTTCAGGATTTTACCAAATCCGGTTTGATGCACGTCCTGGCAATTTCCGGATCGCATATGGCAATTATCTTCTGGCTGATTCTGTTAATTCTAAAATCTTTATTCCCGCCAGGATACAGAAATCACAAAATTATTATTTCGCTTATTCTCATCTGGGCATTTGCTGTATTTATCGATTACGGGAGCTCTGTGGTACGCAGCTGTATAATGATCTCAGCGTATTATATTTCGGTTGTGCTGCAGCGTAAACCTGATTTGCTGCACGCAATGGCGGTTGCGGCTTTTTCTATATTGATTTTAGATACGAATCAGTTTTTCGATGTGGGTTTTCAGTTAAGTTTTGTGGCGGTTTTCGGAATTTTCTGGCTGAATCAGCCGATTCTCAAGTACTTGCCGAAACCTAAAAACAACTTCCAGAATTTTATGGTGAACGTAGTGTCGATAAGTTTCGCGGCACAGATTGCGACGCTTCCGCTGGTAATTTATTATTTCCATCAATATTCGGGAATTTCAATTATAGCCAATCTTATTGTGATTCCGTTTTCGGAAATTATGATCGTGTTTTCGCTGTTAATGACTGTCTTGATCGAATTTTCTTTACACCTTGAATGGCTGGATCAAATTTATGATGCTGCAGTTACAGGTACTTTAAAAACCATTCACTTTTTCGCAGATATTGATGTTGCATTTTTTAAAATGATTCCGATGACACTGCCTGAAGTTTTTGTATCATTTTTAGTTGTCTGGTTTTTAAGATTTGCCATAAATAATTTTACATTGAAAAATGTTCTGCGTATTTCTTACTTTTTACTTATATTTATAGTACTTAGATTTTTAATAAACTACAAAGCGTTGCACACGAATGAAGTTCTTGAGCATTCCTATTATAAGGAAAAGATAATTTCAGTAAAAAAGAGAGATAAGGTACAGTTTGTTATGAAGATAAATGCTAATTATCCTAAAATCGAAAAGTTTGTCATTGAGCCTTATCTTACTTCCCGCAGGGCCCAGAATTTCGAGATCATTATCATCTCTGATGAGGTCGAAAAAATCGTGATTAATGGTGAAAATTTTGATTTTAAGTAA
- the lpxB gene encoding lipid-A-disaccharide synthase — protein MKYYIIAGEASGDLHASNLMKSILRKDPEAEFRFWGGDLMTSVAGTEPVKHYRDLAFMGFLEVAKNLRTILKNIKICKNDIELYQPDVLILVDYPGFNLRIAEFAKTLGIKVVYYISPQLWAWKEGRVEKIKNYVDEMLVILPFEKEFYRKHQVDAHFVGHPLLDAISDLPAIDVQKFKEEHHLNGKEIIALLPGSREQEVTKMLELMLSVRPFFKDYQFVIAGAPSLPKEFYQKYVDDNVHFVSNKTYDLLRCSKAALVTSGTATLETALLNIPEVVCYRSSRISYEIGKRVVKNIKYISLVNLIMDREIVTELIQQQLNTDNLVRELKLLIEGHGRQKMLDEFELLRQKLGGRGASDQAADIIVKG, from the coding sequence GTGAAATACTATATCATTGCCGGCGAAGCCTCCGGAGACCTTCACGCATCTAATCTCATGAAATCGATTCTTCGGAAAGATCCCGAGGCGGAATTCCGTTTTTGGGGCGGAGATTTAATGACCAGTGTTGCTGGTACGGAACCGGTAAAACATTATCGGGATCTGGCTTTCATGGGTTTTCTGGAAGTAGCTAAAAACCTGAGAACGATTTTAAAGAATATTAAAATCTGCAAAAACGACATCGAGCTTTACCAGCCAGATGTGCTGATTTTGGTAGATTATCCCGGTTTTAATTTAAGAATTGCGGAGTTTGCGAAAACACTCGGAATAAAAGTGGTTTATTATATTTCTCCGCAGCTTTGGGCGTGGAAGGAAGGGCGTGTAGAAAAGATTAAGAATTATGTAGATGAGATGCTTGTGATTCTTCCCTTCGAAAAGGAATTTTACAGGAAACATCAGGTTGATGCACATTTTGTGGGTCATCCTTTGCTTGATGCTATTTCGGATTTACCAGCAATTGATGTTCAGAAATTCAAAGAAGAACATCACTTAAACGGGAAGGAAATTATCGCCTTACTGCCAGGATCCCGCGAACAGGAAGTCACCAAGATGCTGGAGCTGATGCTTTCGGTTAGGCCGTTTTTTAAGGATTATCAGTTTGTGATCGCAGGTGCGCCAAGTTTGCCTAAAGAATTCTATCAGAAATATGTTGACGATAATGTTCATTTTGTGTCGAACAAAACCTATGATCTGCTGAGGTGTTCGAAGGCCGCTTTGGTCACCTCCGGTACGGCAACATTGGAAACCGCTTTGCTCAATATTCCCGAAGTGGTTTGCTACCGAAGCAGCAGAATTTCTTACGAAATCGGTAAAAGAGTCGTAAAGAACATTAAATATATATCGCTGGTAAACCTGATTATGGACCGCGAAATTGTAACAGAGCTGATACAGCAGCAACTGAATACCGACAATCTGGTACGGGAACTTAAGCTTTTGATAGAAGGCCATGGGAGACAGAAAATGTTGGATGAATTTGAATTGCTGCGCCAGAAACTGGGTGGGAGAGGAGCAAGCGACCAGGCCGCCGATATAATTGTGAAAGGGTGA